From one Thamnophis elegans isolate rThaEle1 chromosome 9, rThaEle1.pri, whole genome shotgun sequence genomic stretch:
- the GC gene encoding vitamin D-binding protein isoform X2, with protein MRACVVSLLLLLLTWTHGLQRGKDYFKEKVCNEYNALGEMNFRSISIVINSRKYSNATFEQIISLVNEMVDLGKKCCADGADPDCYENESTAFSEKSCHPDAPFPRHPGIAGCCTQQGLARKLCLAALKHHPKDFPTYVEPTNEEICEAFKKDPQGFAERFLVEYSSDYSYAPLPILLNATRNYLSAVRTCCASTQNNICFLKERLQHKPIQTFTHLSNKACALYALLGKNKTTVSYLIKFTQQTPSLSFENAISLAGEAAEILSKCCASLEENCLHNELKPHIAHICNTACGANEGLQACCRSKDDVGKYLCIYSLPWVKHSHVPQAPSSVDEGVCREDGEVDIYRNIYDMARIYSRAPEALLITLYSAGQAAANDCCGLADPKACFAEKGLKTIALLHTWIEKGNEICGEYTDHTYVEFLKRLRANALTLFPPGTLDAENQVSALVEQRSSYATKCCHLNAPPAYCGIQKEEGIERK; from the exons GCAAGGATTACTTCAAAGAAAAAGTCTGCAATGAATACAACGCATTGGGGGAAATGAATTTTCGCTCCAT ATCAATCGTCATAAACAGCAGGAAGTATTCCAATGCCACCTTTGAACAAATCATCAGCCTCGTCAACGAAATGGTCGACTTGGGCAAAAAATGTTGTGCGGACGGAGCTGATCCAGACTGCTACGAAAACGAG TCTACGGCTTTCTCTGAGAAATCCTGCCACCCCGATGCTCCTTTCCCAAGACACCCCGGGATCGCTGGATGTTGCACCCAACAAGGTCTTGCTCGAAAGCTCTGCCTGGCAGCCTTGAAACACCACCCGAAGGACTTCCCGACTTATGTGGAGCCCACCAACGAGGAAATATGTGAGGCCTTCAAGAAGGACCCTCAGGGATTTGCAGAGAG GTTTCTGGTCGAGTATTCTAGTGATTACAGCTACGCTCCTCTGCCAATCTTGCTGAACGCTACAAGAAATTATTTATCCGCCGTCAGAACCTGCTGTGCCAGCACACAAAATAACATCTGCTTCTTGAAAGAG agGTTACAACACAAGCCCATCCAAACATTTACCCATCTGTCAAACAAAGCCTGCGCTCTCTATGCCTTGCTTGGGAAAAATAAAACAACGGTCAG CTACTTAATAAAATTTACCCAGCAGACGCCGAGCCTGTCCTTTGAGAATGCCATAAGCCTCGCTGGAGAAGCAGCTGAAATTCTTTCCAAGTGCTGTGCCAGTTTGGAAGAAAACTGTTTGCACAATGAG CTCAAACCTCACATCGCCCACATCTGCAATACCGCCTGTGGAGCGAACGAAGGACTCCAAGCCTGTTGCCGCTCTAAAGACGACGTGGGAAAATACTTGTGCATTTACTCGCTCCCGTGGGTTAAGCATTCCCATGTGCCTCAAGCTCCCAGTTCGGTTGACGAAGGCGTCTGCAGGGAAGATGGCGAAGTAGACATATATCG taATATTTATGACATGGCCCGGATATACAGCCGTGCTCCAGAGGCTCTTCTTATTACCTTGTATTCTGCCGGCCAAGCTGCCGCCAATGATTGCTGTGGCCTAGCAGACCCCAAAGCATGTTTCGCGGAGAAG GGTTTGAAAACAATAGCTCTGTTGCACACTTGGATTGAAAAAGGAAATGAGATTTGTGGGGAATATACGGATCATACATACGTGGAATTCCTCAAGAG GCTTAGAGCCAATGCGTTAACTCTGTTCCCTCCTGGGACTTTGGATGCTGAAAATCAGGTCTCTGCTCTGGTGGAACAAAGAAGTAGTTATGCCACCAAATGCTGTCATCTGAATGCACCTCCAGCGTATTGTGGAATACAG aaagaagaaggaattGAAAGAAAGTGA
- the GC gene encoding vitamin D-binding protein isoform X1, which translates to MRACVVSLLLLLLTWTHGLQRGKDYFKEKVCNEYNALGEMNFRSISIVINSRKYSNATFEQIISLVNEMVDLGKKCCADGADPDCYENESTAFSEKSCHPDAPFPRHPGIAGCCTQQGLARKLCLAALKHHPKDFPTYVEPTNEEICEAFKKDPQGFAERFLVEYSSDYSYAPLPILLNATRNYLSAVRTCCASTQNNICFLKERLQHKPIQTFTHLSNKACALYALLGKNKTTVSYLIKFTQQTPSLSFENAISLAGEAAEILSKCCASLEENCLHNELKPHIAHICNTACGANEGLQACCRSKDDVGKYLCIYSLPWVKHSHVPQAPSSVDEGVCREDGEVDIYRNIYDMARIYSRAPEALLITLYSAGQAAANDCCGLADPKACFAEKGLKTIALLHTWIEKGNEICGEYTDHTYVEFLKRLRANALTLFPPGTLDAENQVSALVEQRSSYATKCCHLNAPPAYCGIQVIDSVSTLCFLVGCIENKS; encoded by the exons GCAAGGATTACTTCAAAGAAAAAGTCTGCAATGAATACAACGCATTGGGGGAAATGAATTTTCGCTCCAT ATCAATCGTCATAAACAGCAGGAAGTATTCCAATGCCACCTTTGAACAAATCATCAGCCTCGTCAACGAAATGGTCGACTTGGGCAAAAAATGTTGTGCGGACGGAGCTGATCCAGACTGCTACGAAAACGAG TCTACGGCTTTCTCTGAGAAATCCTGCCACCCCGATGCTCCTTTCCCAAGACACCCCGGGATCGCTGGATGTTGCACCCAACAAGGTCTTGCTCGAAAGCTCTGCCTGGCAGCCTTGAAACACCACCCGAAGGACTTCCCGACTTATGTGGAGCCCACCAACGAGGAAATATGTGAGGCCTTCAAGAAGGACCCTCAGGGATTTGCAGAGAG GTTTCTGGTCGAGTATTCTAGTGATTACAGCTACGCTCCTCTGCCAATCTTGCTGAACGCTACAAGAAATTATTTATCCGCCGTCAGAACCTGCTGTGCCAGCACACAAAATAACATCTGCTTCTTGAAAGAG agGTTACAACACAAGCCCATCCAAACATTTACCCATCTGTCAAACAAAGCCTGCGCTCTCTATGCCTTGCTTGGGAAAAATAAAACAACGGTCAG CTACTTAATAAAATTTACCCAGCAGACGCCGAGCCTGTCCTTTGAGAATGCCATAAGCCTCGCTGGAGAAGCAGCTGAAATTCTTTCCAAGTGCTGTGCCAGTTTGGAAGAAAACTGTTTGCACAATGAG CTCAAACCTCACATCGCCCACATCTGCAATACCGCCTGTGGAGCGAACGAAGGACTCCAAGCCTGTTGCCGCTCTAAAGACGACGTGGGAAAATACTTGTGCATTTACTCGCTCCCGTGGGTTAAGCATTCCCATGTGCCTCAAGCTCCCAGTTCGGTTGACGAAGGCGTCTGCAGGGAAGATGGCGAAGTAGACATATATCG taATATTTATGACATGGCCCGGATATACAGCCGTGCTCCAGAGGCTCTTCTTATTACCTTGTATTCTGCCGGCCAAGCTGCCGCCAATGATTGCTGTGGCCTAGCAGACCCCAAAGCATGTTTCGCGGAGAAG GGTTTGAAAACAATAGCTCTGTTGCACACTTGGATTGAAAAAGGAAATGAGATTTGTGGGGAATATACGGATCATACATACGTGGAATTCCTCAAGAG GCTTAGAGCCAATGCGTTAACTCTGTTCCCTCCTGGGACTTTGGATGCTGAAAATCAGGTCTCTGCTCTGGTGGAACAAAGAAGTAGTTATGCCACCAAATGCTGTCATCTGAATGCACCTCCAGCGTATTGTGGAATACAG gtCATAGACTCTGTCTCTACCCTTTGTTTCCTAGTTGGCTGCATAGAAAACAAATCTTGA
- the GC gene encoding vitamin D-binding protein isoform X3 gives MRACVVSLLLLLLTWTHGLQRGKDYFKEKVCNEYNALGEMNFRSISIVINSRKYSNATFEQIISLVNEMVDLGKKCCADGADPDCYENESTAFSEKSCHPDAPFPRHPGIAGCCTQQGLARKLCLAALKHHPKDFPTYVEPTNEEICEAFKKDPQGFAERFLVEYSSDYSYAPLPILLNATRNYLSAVRTCCASTQNNICFLKERLQHKPIQTFTHLSNKACALYALLGKNKTTVSYLIKFTQQTPSLSFENAISLAGEAAEILSKCCASLEENCLHNELKPHIAHICNTACGANEGLQACCRSKDDVGKYLCIYSLPWVKHSHVPQAPSSVDEGVCREDGEVDIYRNIYDMARIYSRAPEALLITLYSAGQAAANDCCGLADPKACFAEKGLKTIALLHTWIEKGNEICGEYTDHTYVEFLKRLRANALTLFPPGTLDAENQVSALVEQRSSYATKCCHLNAPPAYCGIQLAA, from the exons GCAAGGATTACTTCAAAGAAAAAGTCTGCAATGAATACAACGCATTGGGGGAAATGAATTTTCGCTCCAT ATCAATCGTCATAAACAGCAGGAAGTATTCCAATGCCACCTTTGAACAAATCATCAGCCTCGTCAACGAAATGGTCGACTTGGGCAAAAAATGTTGTGCGGACGGAGCTGATCCAGACTGCTACGAAAACGAG TCTACGGCTTTCTCTGAGAAATCCTGCCACCCCGATGCTCCTTTCCCAAGACACCCCGGGATCGCTGGATGTTGCACCCAACAAGGTCTTGCTCGAAAGCTCTGCCTGGCAGCCTTGAAACACCACCCGAAGGACTTCCCGACTTATGTGGAGCCCACCAACGAGGAAATATGTGAGGCCTTCAAGAAGGACCCTCAGGGATTTGCAGAGAG GTTTCTGGTCGAGTATTCTAGTGATTACAGCTACGCTCCTCTGCCAATCTTGCTGAACGCTACAAGAAATTATTTATCCGCCGTCAGAACCTGCTGTGCCAGCACACAAAATAACATCTGCTTCTTGAAAGAG agGTTACAACACAAGCCCATCCAAACATTTACCCATCTGTCAAACAAAGCCTGCGCTCTCTATGCCTTGCTTGGGAAAAATAAAACAACGGTCAG CTACTTAATAAAATTTACCCAGCAGACGCCGAGCCTGTCCTTTGAGAATGCCATAAGCCTCGCTGGAGAAGCAGCTGAAATTCTTTCCAAGTGCTGTGCCAGTTTGGAAGAAAACTGTTTGCACAATGAG CTCAAACCTCACATCGCCCACATCTGCAATACCGCCTGTGGAGCGAACGAAGGACTCCAAGCCTGTTGCCGCTCTAAAGACGACGTGGGAAAATACTTGTGCATTTACTCGCTCCCGTGGGTTAAGCATTCCCATGTGCCTCAAGCTCCCAGTTCGGTTGACGAAGGCGTCTGCAGGGAAGATGGCGAAGTAGACATATATCG taATATTTATGACATGGCCCGGATATACAGCCGTGCTCCAGAGGCTCTTCTTATTACCTTGTATTCTGCCGGCCAAGCTGCCGCCAATGATTGCTGTGGCCTAGCAGACCCCAAAGCATGTTTCGCGGAGAAG GGTTTGAAAACAATAGCTCTGTTGCACACTTGGATTGAAAAAGGAAATGAGATTTGTGGGGAATATACGGATCATACATACGTGGAATTCCTCAAGAG GCTTAGAGCCAATGCGTTAACTCTGTTCCCTCCTGGGACTTTGGATGCTGAAAATCAGGTCTCTGCTCTGGTGGAACAAAGAAGTAGTTATGCCACCAAATGCTGTCATCTGAATGCACCTCCAGCGTATTGTGGAATACAG TTGGCTGCATAG